The window aattgtaagaAAGCAAATGAGAGGATAACTTCAGTCTTCAGGTATAGATGTCATACGCTAAGCATGACTGTCCATCCAAGGCCAGGAACTAAACAACAAGCTAACTAATGCAAGCAAACCATATTGAACTACCAGAGAATCCATAATTCCATATCCAGCAAAGACTGCAAAGATTCATATCTGTGAAAGTACTTCAGAGAGGAAGACCAATACATCAGAAGCCACCTTAAGTATTTCTCTTTTATAAAACCTGTTGAAAGGAAAGGCTAAGGCTCCTAAGGGACGAGGGAATCAAGAAAGCACCAGATTCTAtgtgtctctttttcttttattcaaataattgaCAATAAGGTAACTGCAGATGCAAATGTAGTTCATGTATTCCCCATAAATAATAAATGAATCATCATCTTATAGAAAGCCACTACTATAGGGATATCATGTACTGAGAGACCAGATTTAAAACCTAGGACCTGCTAACCAactgaaacagaaaagaaacacaaaCACAACAAATTTAGAAAGCGAATCAAGTAAAGAATCTCTGAGTTTGATTATAATGATAAAACATAAAAGGATGGTACAAAGCATCACATATAAGAAATTCCTCACTTCTAGATCAACAACACAGTTAAAGGGGTAAAGGAGACCGTCATTATCATTAACTGGGAAAGTGAAGCAGATTTAATTACCTGTGAAGGTTCACAACTGGTTTCCAGATGGCCCACTTTCATACACAGAAGCTTGCAGGGGAACTGAAGGAGACTGGAAGGAAGCATCAGACAATGATCTCAACGCCTTGGAACAGTTCAGCTGTAGACAAGGTAGTCCTGGGGCTGAATCCTGACTTTCAAGGGGCAAATCTTCATAAAGTAATTTGGTCTTACAATCCAGAACGGATTTTAAGCTTGAGTTCCTCTTACTATACTTTCTTAAATACCGATCAGACTCActgcatcttttatttttcagcaTAGAAGAATCTCCCTCGCATGAGAGTTGGCACATGTTTTCAACATTATTTGAAACCTTATTATACTCCCACTTATTTTTCTTCTGATAAGACTGGGATCCAGAGTCTATACTGTTGTCGTCCCCACTAGACTTAACAAATTTATTGGAACAGCTTGCTTCGTCCTCCTTCATGGGCAGTTCCACTTTATCATCTTTACTGTCCAGTATTTTAAGAGGACCTGCTTTGAATACTTCCTCAGGACTTACAATTACACCATCCTCACCATAATCTTTACATTGCTTCAGTTGAGGACTTGAATCTTTTTCCACCTTCGTATTTTGTCCCAAAGCAACCAAGTCAGTAGAAGAATCATGATCCGATGGAGCAATGCGAACAGAAGGTTCTGAAATAGTTTTATCAGGGTTTTCAAATAATTTGTTCTCAGTGCAAACGTCAAGCTTTCCACAAACACTAGGACTTCCAGGATCAGAGGCCCTGGCTAATGAATTACCATTACAGTGCCATATCTTGCAGTCTGAGTTTAATGAGCACAAGTTCTTGGCAATCCTCGGTGAGCTGTTGATCGCCCGATGCAACCGGAGTGCCAATTCTGCATCGTCAATGATCGAAGCACAACTTGCAGAAGAATCCTTCTCTCTGTTCTCCTCTCTTGCAGCCACCACAGCCAAACTCAGTGCACTTCTTGCCAGTGCTGCAGCCCTTCTTGCTGCAACAGCTTTTGTGAAAGCCTTCTCTCGGGCCAAAGTTGCAGCTGCAATCTTCTTCTCGGCAGCCGAATTTGCATCCTTCACGACATCCTCCAATAATTTGGAGCAAGCCTCAGGAGCAGATACCCTAGAATTCTCCACCGAACAAGCATCTGACAATATCTTGCTGTCTCCACTAGGGTTTCTACTCATACAAGCTCCGTTTGAATTACCGGGCGGTTTTGGAACCCAACAATCAATGCACGTAAAAGAAACTGAACCCGAATTGGAGCAAGGAGAAAACCCAGGATACTTCAAAATGCAAGCTCTGTGAATCCTCCGTCCACACTCGCGACACCCCGCACTCTCCTCAGAAACTTCCATAAAACAATAAGAGCAAATTTTTGCGGATTCTACACCGTCAAAGCATTTCTTGCAAAGAAGTACAACACGCCACTGGCTATCTAGGGTTAGGAGCTTATCTTTCCCCTTCTTATTCATTCGAGCACCACACACATGGCAATCGGAGATACTCGGCAACTCTTGGGTCCTCTTTCGTAACCGAACCGACGAAGCGGACGAAGCAGAGTCCGCAGATGCCCATCCATTCGGCTTCTGAATGGAAAGAAGTCTCTTACGTGGAGAAAGAGACGAACGAGCATCAGTACCGgcgactgctgctgctgccaccGAACCCGACCTGCTggttccttctccttcttctacttcctcCACCATTGACGAAAAATAATTAAGCAAAGGAGCGGGCTGCAGACAATTAGGATTCTGCACAGAGCGAGAAGGCACTTTTAAGGTTTTGACATTGGAGTAATACCTCCGTTTGGAGATCTAGGGTTCATTAGTCGTTCTTCTTGAGGCTTCAGATGAAATGTGACTTGCCCAGCCAAAAGGagggaagaaaataaataagaaaaacgataaaaataaaggactagttaaaacttaaaacataaaaaaataaagggtaaagGGCAAAAGGCAAAGGGCTTTGATATCTGATTTCACACTACTTGCCTACTTGGCCTCCGTATCAAGGGGTATTAAAGTCAGTTGAGTTCACAAATACACGTGTTGTATGGTGGTTCCTTGAGCATAGGCTTACAATATATCTAcataaaaatcagcaaaagatCTAGTTAAGTGGTTCACCCAATCACATGACTCCGCTAATAATACtattaattaataaagaatAACGCTCGTGGTTTAACTCTTTTAACCGTTTGACATGATTTTACCGTTATAACGGTTAGGGAacttttttaaaattctttttctttccttttgggaGGAGTGGGGTGGGGAGCTAGGAAATGGAGCATTTATCTAGGCCAGGCCTGGCCCGACCCAAAAACTGCCGGGGCTGTCATGATgtgggatccggctcctcttcAGCGAGCTCAGCGCCCAGGAAGTGCCACGGGGTTACAATGCAAATGGTTGTTATATGTGAAAGGacatttttttgtaaatttaattcAAGAAGGCTGCTTGGTTGCGTGGGTAGTGCATATTCCACGCAGCATGATTTACAACCATTAGATTGGAATAATTCATTATGAACCATTATATCTAATATAGGTATTTagttaataattaaatattaattcGATAATTAAATACCGATTTAACAGGAAACCCATTTTTTCTTTGTCTTCCCACaacatttattattttttttgtagaacACCGCCGCCCCCACCCCAGCCTCTGCACGCACAGACCCACCCTTTATAAAGACGGATGGGCTCTTAGATTGGACGGATAAGAAAGGATCGGCTTGAGCGGAGCGGAGCAAAGTTTGATGCAGCGCAAGTGGAAGAGATTGTGCTAGGGATTAAGCGGGGCGGGCAAAGTTTCTTGTGGTCCCTACGTTGGCCACCAGAGAAGTATTAGCTTGCCTCGACGACCGATTATGTGAACACAGGAGATGATGTCCTACCGGCGGGATTATTAGATcggacagagaagagaggattgGTGTGCGGGTGGGTTCCACAGGCGGATGTGGTGACCCACCGTGCGATAGGTGGGTTCGTGTCTCATTGTGGGTGGAACTCCGTTTGGAGAGAGCTTGTGGTTCAGTTTGCCAATCGCAGCATCTGAATGCTTTTGAGATGGTAAGGGAATTGGGAGGGTTATTGGTGGAGTTGAGATTGGATTATAGGGGAGGAGATGATTTGGTGACGGCAAAGGAGATGGAGAGAGGGATGTCGCTTTTGATGGATTCCGATTGTGAGGTGAGGATGAGGGTCAAGGAGATAATGGAGAAGAGGAGGGCTTTTGATGGACGATAGAGCTTCATTTACTTCTCTCAGATTCTTTTTTAAGGATGTCATGGATGTCAACTGAAGTGAAGATTGAAGGGCGGTGGGTTGCAGAGGATGGGGTGGGCGATTGTGTtctacaaagaagaaaaaagatgttgtgggaagaagaagaaatgggatAACACTTAAATAACTTCTTATACTTTACTAGGAATAAAAGCAAAGCTAAAAAGTTACTACTAGCCCATGCAACCTAGCTAGTCAGCCCAGTCCAGCCGGCTGGTCATTAGGTCCATATGTGGACCACCTCGGTTCAGCTGCTGCCCTTCTTCTTGCGGCTGTATTTCAGCCCTGTATACTTATCTACATCATTGCCACAGCTCATCGCCTTTCACAGTGCACACAAGAATAGTAAtatatcttttcctttttcttgggaTACTAGGACATCAGAAGAGTCAAAATTCCTGTCACAAACAAGCCTGTGAACATAAATTGTTTGCAGCATCTTTTGCATGGAGTTAAATTTACTCACTGAAGAATTTAGATCTTGTTTTTGCATTGGACCATCTAGAGGTACGCTTCTCAAGTGAGTTCTGATTCCCATTTTCCCATATGGAGCTAGAATGCCACTCCAAAACATCCAAACTCGCATCCATTTTCAGAAAACAGATTCTTCTAGACTGGTTGCAATTTCCATTAAGAGGCAGGATTGAGTAGTCGAAAATTTTTAAAAGTGCAACTGATCTTCAAGCTTAAGTTACCTTGGAGCTTCAAAAAGGTCGAACAAATACTTAAAGAGTAGGAAAGAAAAATGAGCAAATAAGGGCAAGGACAAGGagcaattttttttatagggcCAGAACAGTGAAATAGTGACCTGATACTTGTAGGTCTGCTGCATTTTGTGTTAcagcagaaagaaagaaaaaagcacTCAACACAATACAGTCATTAGACTTGAACAGGATATTGCTATTTAACACTAGAAACTGAAACAATCATTTGTACAAGCCTTGATGGATTTCCTTCCTCCCATCATGAACATCTATAACATTATGAAGACCAATTGAAGATCGtggaaaatggggaaaaaacgcaaggaaaaaaatagaatgaatAGTGAATAATGTTCCTCACTCAAAAACCCCGAAGATGCCGCTTGAGGTGTTACAAACTCACATGTTCACTTACTGTCTGAAGTTGCCTGCAAGATATTCGTGAGCTGGTAAATTAACACAGATAAAACAATCACTGATATAGGGAAGTGGTTCAACCTAAACCTCTTGAAGAAGTTCTTCAAGTTCAACTGTTATCTCCGAGAAGGAAGGCCGATTACTAGGGGCAGCATCCCAACATCTTTGCATCAACTCCAACAGTCTAGGGTGTGTATTATCAGGAAGTTCTGGTCGAAGCCCCTAGCAGCGTAGCAGCAAAGAAAACATGAGATAAAATAGATATGAATTCTGACACAAGATTAGCCAGCATTTTGAATTAGCCTTCTTATCTTGTACTTGGACTTCTATGTCAAAAATAGCTAGGGAAGCATCAGACTCATGCATTTCGGGTTGATACCAATACAGGACACAATCAGAGAAGGAAGGCTAATTAGTATTAtgtgctttttttttaaatttgggggggggggggggatgtacAATTAGAACTGTCAGACAGTTCCATCTGTATTATTAACTCATTGCAATTCAAAAACTTCTTTTAATAACAAGAAGTTGATGGAACAATCACTTTAATCTGATTGATGCTGCTACAGAGAGTAAACaaaatcacaatcatcatgggatAATTTAGAATCAAGATTTGACAAGGGAAAATATATTTATGGAGTTCTTTAGTAAAAAATCCTAGAAAAAAAGTAAATTTAAGAATTACAGCTATGAATTGGAATGCTAAAGTATTGTACAACTGACACAACGGATCATACACAAGGGAAACTTATGAGAGCCTAATGGCGAATCCATCCTATCGTGGGATAAAAAATTACACATCTATAGAAGGAGCAGAAGTGCTAAGATATTGATGTTGAAAGTACGAGTTGAGAAAGGGAAGGCTAAAACTAGAAATGAATGCATTCATAGGAACATAGAAAAAGCCTGAAAGGGGACAGCACGACAGAACTCGATGAGATTGTTTGGTCACGTACAACAAATACCAATGACAGCACCAAAAAGAGAATTCGGTGCAGTTGAAAGCACACTAAGAAGGGAGTTGTCCTAGGATGATCAAAGGGAGGATGGAAAATTCATCATTCCTGTCTAAAGCAACAATTGGCAGACGATACATGAAAAGCATAATCTTGCAGCGTTCCAAAAGCATTTTCTCTAGTCCTAGCTTCCAAATTACACTTGTTAGGAAATAGAAGGGCCAAAGAGAATATGGGTTAAGACCTACACCAGTTAAACAAATCATTGATGGTCTTAAGATGTAATAAAAGACATATGTCAAGATATAAGAATTGCTGAGGATTTATTTAGCTAATCCCAAAGAGTTCATTTAGGGCTTATTTAGTTTTTAATAGAATAAAGCCACCAGTGTTTTGCTGCTTGTACCAAGCCCAGATAAAGGAAGAGGCTTGGTGTGTCAAACTGTCAGATCTTGGTAGCCGGCACCAAAAAAACTTTATCCAAGCCCTTTTTACATGGATTCTAGAACATAATATTTTCAACCTTATACTAGGGCGTCTCCCACAAGCGACACGCTACACTTTGACCCGGGTGTAGTGAATAGTGAGCAAGGGTTAGTTAGGGGGTACCCCGTAAGTGACACACCGCATCGGCACTCGGATGTGATGACAATTAGGCAAGGGTTCTCACAACGTGGACAAATGCGggtaaagaagctagtccaaaagtgtaggattagattagcataTTGGAACAAAGTATCTTTAATGGGTAAGAGTCTAGAATTGGTAGAAGTTATGAGGAGAAGGATTAACATAGCTTGTGTTCaggagactagatggaagggtaaaaaagctaCGAGGTTGGATGattttaaactttggtatacaagggataaaagtaatagaagtggagtgggcataatATTGGATAAAGTattaaagaatgatgtggtggatgttaaaacACTTggtgataggattatatccatcaagttTGTGTTGGAGAAAAAGGTTGTTAATATAATTAGCGCTTATGCACCCCAAGTAGGCTTCGATGAAAGaagtaagttacaattttgggagcacatggatggattagtgcaaggttatagttaaggagaaaagattattctACGGGGCAATCTagatggacatgttgggagagatcgccgtagaggctatgaagggtgtacatggaggatatggtttgaggaatgaggagggacttcagttttagatttttctATGGCTTATGATTTATACATTGTAAACATATactttgaaagaagaaaaaaaaggagcaaTAAGTCGccttcaaaagtgggcatcatagtGGTCAAATAAATTTCATTCTAACTAGAAGGTTTGATAAGttatgtaaggattgtaaggttatactgGTGGAGAGTCTAgccacacaacatagattagaGGTCATGGATATGTGTCTCATTACGCTGAATCATAAGAAAGGTGAGTTTGTTTGCCCTATGATAAGATGGTGGAGTTTAAAAGGAGACATTTCTTTACTGATAAATTGGTCAAACAAGGAATGTGGGACTTTGACggagacactaatacgatgtAGAACGAGATGACTACTTCTATTAAGAAGGTTGTTAAAGATTGCATAGGCGAATCGAAAGGAAACGACATTCCTCTAGGAAGACTAGGTGATGGGATGATAAGGAACAAGCAACCAATAAGGCTAAGAaggctagttttaagacatgacaAAGGGCTAAGGATGTGGATgatctaaaaaggtataaatttgccagaaataaagctaagaagattgtggaaaAAGCAAAGGCGAAAAAATATGAATatctttataacaatttgagcacgaaggaggagaatctgtctataaaatagctaaaataagggaaaggaaAAGTAGTGATTTTGACCATGTtggatgtattaaaagtgaagatggtaaattactaataagtaataaaggatgaggacattaaggagagatggaaagactACTTGTAtaacctactaaatgaagacatttCAAATAATGATGTCCCAAGCacattacccatcaagacatCACTTGTCAtagatatatatgaaaaattaggATGCCTGAGGTAAAAGAAACTATAAgtaggatgaaagtaggcaaggtaccaagtccagatggagtcccaatagaagtgtggaagagcttcgGAATCTATGGC is drawn from Telopea speciosissima isolate NSW1024214 ecotype Mountain lineage chromosome 1, Tspe_v1, whole genome shotgun sequence and contains these coding sequences:
- the LOC122668175 gene encoding uncharacterized protein LOC122668175, giving the protein MVEEVEEGEGTSRSGSVAAAAVAGTDARSSLSPRKRLLSIQKPNGWASADSASSASSVRLRKRTQELPSISDCHVCGARMNKKGKDKLLTLDSQWRVVLLCKKCFDGVESAKICSYCFMEVSEESAGCRECGRRIHRACILKYPGFSPCSNSGSVSFTCIDCWVPKPPGNSNGACMSRNPSGDSKILSDACSVENSRVSAPEACSKLLEDVVKDANSAAEKKIAAATLAREKAFTKAVAARRAAALARSALSLAVVAAREENREKDSSASCASIIDDAELALRLHRAINSSPRIAKNLCSLNSDCKIWHCNGNSLARASDPGSPSVCGKLDVCTENKLFENPDKTISEPSVRIAPSDHDSSTDLVALGQNTKVEKDSSPQLKQCKDYGEDGVIVSPEEVFKAGPLKILDSKDDKVELPMKEDEASCSNKFVKSSGDDNSIDSGSQSYQKKNKWEYNKVSNNVENMCQLSCEGDSSMLKNKRCSESDRYLRKYSKRNSSLKSVLDCKTKLLYEDLPLESQDSAPGLPCLQLNCSKALRSLSDASFQSPSVPLQASVYESGPSGNQL